The Paenibacillus sp. FSL H7-0357 nucleotide sequence TCATTGGAACCGGGAAGCGGATCTGCTGACCCAAGCAGTCGTTATGGCCTGGAAAGATATCCAGAAGCAGAATGATCAACTGGCCCAGGAGGCGATGACCGATCTGCTGACAGGGCTTGTGAACCGCAGATCACTGGAAATCAGTATGAATCAGTGGATCGCCGCGCGAATGCCTTTTTCCCTGATCGTCCTGGATGTGGACAAGTTCAAATTTGTGAATGATACGTATGGCCATTTGACTGGTGATGAGGTGCTGCGCCAGGTAGCCGGAATTATCAGCGCCAGTGTCCGTCCAGGAGATGTATGCTGCCGTTTCGGCGGAGAAGAGTTTGTAGTGCTGCTTCCAAGGACAAAGGCTGAAGATGCTTATATCGTCGCCGAAAGAATCCGCAAGACATTGGAGAAAAGCGATGTTCCTCTGGCTATGCGGGTAACTTCCTCACAGGGCATTGCCCATTATCCCACTCACGGCGTTTCGCTGGAAGAACTGCTTGGACAGGCGGACCGGGCGTTATATGCAGCCAAGAATAGAGGCAGAAACCGGACTATTATCGCCGGTGAATAAGGTCGCAGCATCTTTGCGGAAAATTAATAAGCTGTATCCATGGGGTAATTTTATTCCTGGGCTTGGAGTGAGAAAGTCGTCACCTGGGCCTGGGCGGATACATATCCTACTGCAGAACGAATAAAAAACGGTCAGCAGAAGGGAAGGATTGCAAAGTGACGTCATACATGGATTACAAGTCTCCCAATACACAGTTTACTTTTGATGTAAACAGCAATACAACGTTTAAGAAGGATGCCAACAACTATATCAATACCTTGTCAATTAAGGAATTGAACACCCTGGATAACACGTCTCTGCTTGATATTTTCCTCAGCAAATCCAATGTCGTCGAACCGCATTATCATCAAAATGCTGCGGAGCTGGTCTATTGCATCTCCGGTGCGGCAGTGGTTTCCATAATCAATCCCTTTACGAATGAGCTGCTGCATTTCCCGATCTGCCCCGGTCAAGTGGCGAATGTGCCGCAGGGGTGGTGGCATTATGAGGTCGCAACGATGGATTGCACCCATCTGCTGGCTATCTTTAATGCACCTGTCCCGGAAGTGATTCTGGGTTCGGACATTCTGAGTCTCACGCCGGCGAATGTACTTGCCCATACTTACTGTCTTAACGAAGCTAAAGTGAAGGATGCACTGGCTCCGCTTCAACCGGGTACCTTTATTGGACCGCCCGCGGACTGCTGTGAACCATCAAAGATGGCAGGTGAAAATATCGCAGCCCCCAATATGGCTCCTCACATGCCTATGCATGTTCCGCATGCCCCGCAAGCGCACTCCTTCGGGTACCAGCCATACGCCAATCCCGGCTATTATGGCCAGCCTTATGTTCAGCAGTATCACCAGCAGCCTTATGCCCAGGCCTATCCGGTTTATCAGAATATGGTGAACCCTCCGGAGAATCTGTAAACTTATCTCATGTCCATCACCAAGTGAAGCCTCAGCGCTATCCTGAACCCGTCGAATTGACGGGTTTATTTATTTTGACTCTATATTCATGGTATCGTAGAGAGAGTATTATAGGTTTGTAAATTTTAACGATAGATGGAGATTATGCAAAATGAGATATGATGTCTTAATTGTCGACGACGAGGCCGTGCTGGCGGAAACTACCTGTGAGTATCTAAATATGTTTGAGGTTCGGACCGCTTATGTAACCAGTGCGGCAGAATGTGAGCGGTTTGTGCAGGAGCATGAACCGTCACTTATTCTACTGGATATTAACCTGGGTGAAAGCTCGGGTTTTGATCTGTGCAAAAAACTAAGAGGGACATTGCAGATCCCGATTCTGTTCATAAGTGCCCGTTCCAGCGACGATGATATTCTGATTGCGCTTAATATTGGCGGAGACGATTACATCCATAAGCCCTATACACTCAGTGTGCTGCTGGCAAAAGTAAAGGCTGTGCTGAAGCGGTACGGTAACAAGGATCAAGCGGAACAGCTGGAGTTTGGTCAGGTGCGGATTGATACCCAGCTCTCCCGTGTTCTCGTAAACGGAGAGGAGATCCGTTTCAAAACCATGGAGTACAAGCTGCTCTGTTATTTGGCACAGCATAAGAACCGGGTGGTGCCGAAGGAAGAACTATTCGCCAAAGTGTGGGAAGATTCGTTTACCGGTGATGGAACGCTGAATGTGCATATCCGCCACCTGCGTGAAAAGATCGAATATGATCCCAACAGTCCGCAATATATTAAGACCGTGTGGGGAAAGGGCTATGTGCTGGAGGATAGTCCGCGATGAGGTCCAGGGGAGTGCTCCTGACAATGCTCGCTGTTTTTATTGCAGGAGTTGTTTTTTCGCTGTCCATCATCCCGGAAGGCATTGACATGAGGCTGGATATGGTTATGGCCAACGATGTGCTGAAGACCGTAGAGAAGAACTGGGAGCGGATTGAGCAAGGCGATTACAGCGGCGTCACGCAGCAATTCGCTGTATTGGATCAAGAGGGCTTATTGCGCTACCAAACGGCGGATGGAATGTTCACGGGGCTGAATGAAGCCATCCGCAACAGGGATGCAATCCTTGACGTAACGGTGCAGGGAGTGACGGCAGGCAAGCTCATTATTCGGGAGGACTACAGCGCAAAGCTCAAGCAGAACAAGCACCAGCTGGCGACGGTCATCACGGTCAGTTTTTTCATGATGCTGGTATTGGGCGGGCTTTATGTTTTTTATTTGCAGCGGGCCTTTATCTCACCCTTCAAGAAACTGCAGGGTTTCGCACGGAACGTGGCCCGGGGGAATTTGGAAGTTCCGCTCAACATGAACAAAAACAATCCGTTTGGCGTTTTTACCGAAAGCTTTGACATTATGCGTGAACAGCTCGCTTCAGCCAGGAAAAGCGAATATGAAGCCAACCGCAGCAAAAAGGAGCTGGTGGCCAGCCTCAGTCATGATATAAAAACCCCGGTTGCTTCGATTAAGGCGGTCAGCGAACTGATGCTGCTTCGCGCAATGGATGCGAAGGACATACGGCAGCTGAACATGATTAATGCCAAAGCCGAGCAGATAGATCTTATGATAACGGATATGTTTCATGCGACGCTGGAGGAGCTGCAGGAATTAAAGGTTAAAGGAACTGAGGAATACAGCAGTATCTTGGATGATATTCTGCAAAATGCCGACCTGGATAACCGGATATTTCACGACCCGATCCCGGAGTGCATGATTTATGCGGATGCGCTGCGACTGCAGCAGGTTTTCGACAACATCCTTAGCAACTCCTATAAATATGCAAATACTGCGGTAACCGTTGTTACTTACCTAACCTCCGGTTATTTACAAATCGATATTATGGATTACGGCAAAGGTGTAGACCCGGATGAGCTGCCGCTGCTGTTCAACAAATTCTACCGGGGACAAAATATTACCGGTCAGGCCGGAGCGGGACTCGGTCTTTATATCTCCAAATACCTGATGCAGGGCATGCAAGGGGAGATTGAATGCAGCAATCGTGAAGGCGGTTTTACGGTAAGCCTGCGATTAAAGCTGGTGTAAACGAATTAAGGAATGGTTAAGGTTCCGGCAAAGAAGGATTAAGAATTGATTGTGTATGATAGATCTGCAGGCTACTAATGAACAAAGGATGATCCATTCATGCAGAATACAATTCTCAGAACCGAAAAATTATGTAAAAGCTTCTCTTCCGGCGGAGTACAGCAGCATGTGCTGAAAAATTTGGATATCAGCCTGATGGAAGGGGATTTCACGATTATCATGGGCAGTTCGGGTTCGGGCAAATCGACGCTGCTGTATGCCCTGTCCGGTATGGACAGACCGTCGCTCGGTGAAGTTCATTTCGCGAACGCCAACATTGCCAAGCTGAGCAATGACCAGCTTGCCATTTTCCGCAGGAACCATTGCGGATTTGTCTTCCAGCAAATCTATCTGCTCGACAACATGAGTGTGCTCGACAATATGCTTGCGAGCGCTCTGCTGGTGAGCCGGAATAAGCGGGAGCTGACCGCTAAAGCGAAGCAATTGCTTAGCCAGGTAGGGCTGGAGGAGCCCACATGGGGCAAGTTTCCTTCGCAGCTGTCCGGCGGTGAAGCCCAGCGGGCCGGAATTGTGCGTGCGCTGATCAATGATCCCAAGATCGTATTTGCGGACGAGCCTACGGGAGCGCTGAATTCCGCATCAAGCACCAATGTGCTTGATATCATGACCCGGATCAACCGGAGCGGACAAAGCATTGTTATGGTGACCCATGATTTCAAAACGGCTTTACGCGGCAACCGGATCCTGTACCTGCGCGACGGAATGATTTGCGGTGATCTTCGGCTGGATGCTTATGACGAAGGGCAGCATCAGGCAAGGCATGACAAGCTGGATGCCTTTCTTGCTGAAATGGGGTGGTAAGATGAACGTTCTCAACCTCTCCTGGGCCAATATCAAAAAAAGAAAAGGAGCAGCCTTCTCCCTGTTCATCCTGATTTTGACGGCTTCCTTACTGCTTAATATCGGTATCACGATTGTCTCCTCAATGGGAAGGTTCTATGAGAAGAAGGCCGATGAGCTGCATGATGCGCATGCAGTGATTACGATGTCAGCCTCTCATTTTAAGCCCTCCACTGAGGATTATATTAAATCCTATGAAGGGGTAAAGGAACAGGAAACGGAACGGATTATCCTCATCCCCAAGGCTGCTTTCCGCTACGATAAAGACACCGATAATGATTTCAGTCTGCGTATCGCACTTCTGAATGCAGATAACAACCGCAACATCGCACCGCTTAAGTTGGTCGAGTCTATACCGGCAAATGATGAAACTGGGATTTTAGCCCCATATTCTTTGAAAGCCAGCGGAGGCTACCAGTTGGGTGATTCGTTCAGTCTTACCTATCAGAATGTGACTTACAGCTACAAGATCACCGGATTTTTCGAGTCTACCCTGATGGGCAAGCCAAATCTGGCCCTGATGAAATTTTATTTGCCGGACACCACCTATCGTGAGCTTCAACACAAGCTGGGAGCTGATGCAGAGGGGATCCTCCAGTCGGCAGTGTTCAAGGACAGCAGCCAGTCGACATCATTCTTGAGAGATTACAGCGCCGAGTTTCCGGAGCTTAACGACTCGAACGATATCAATTTCTGGAGCGGTGATATCGGACAGGCCAAAAGCTCGACACTCACAATCAATATTGTCGCGATGATTCTGATTGTTTTTGCAGCCATTATTGTGGTGGTGTCGCTGATTGTTATCAAGTTTCGCATTGCGGACAGCATCGAAGAGGGAATAGTGAACATCGGTGTGCTCAAGGCACTGGGATATACGAGCCGGCAGATTTCATCCTCCTTTGCTCTGCAATTTACGCTGACCGGTCTTGCCGGGAGTGTTGCCGGTGTAGCGCTTTCCTACGCTGCGGTTCAAGCGTTCGGAGGCATCATCGCCACGCTGACGGGTCTGCGTTGGCCTGGCGGAACCCCATTAGGCAACTCGTTGCTCAGTATTGCTATCCTTATGGTGCTTGTGTGGGCAGTGGCGATGGGTTCAACCTGGCGTGTACGCAGACTGCAGCCGGTTGCGGCGCTGCGGGGCGGGATTGTGACGCATAATTTCAAGCGCAATCACCTTCCACTGCATAAGGCCAAGGGAGGTCTGCAATTTCTGCTGGCCTGCAAAACAATGCTTGCCAATAGCCGGCAGAACCTGTTAATTGGCTGTATTATAACGGCGATTACGTTTGCATCCGTCTTCTCGGCTGTGTTCTACTATAATATTGCCGAGGATAAAACGGCCTTCTTTCAAATGACCGGTGCCGAAACACCCAATGTGGGCATTCAAGTTCAGCAGGGGCAGGACAGTGAACGGCTGCTGAAGGAGATTAAAGGGATGAACGGCGTCGAAAAAGCGGTCTTTCAGGATTACCTCACGGTAACGATCAACGGTCGTCAGGTGTCGTCTGATTTCTCCGATGATTATGCGCAGATGGACAATAACACAGTGGTGAAAGGCCGCCATCCGAAATATGATAACGAAATTGTGATTACCAGCACTTTGTCCAGGCTGCTGGGCAAAAGTATCGGTGATACGATAAATGTTGATTTGGGCAAAGTGTCCGAACCATTTCTGATCACCGGCCTGAGCCAATCCTTAAGCACAGATGCATCTCTGGCGCTTGAAGGTGTGCAGCGGCTGATGCCTGGCCAACAGGCGATGTCTATTAACGTCTATCTGGATGGCACTACCTCTCCGGAGTTTATTGAAGCTGTGAAATCACAATATCCGGATATGCTTCAGTCTGTAACCAATGCCGAAAAATCCATTGCAGATTCGATGAAAGTGTATATATCAGCCATTTTCACCCTTATGGTTGTGATTTTGGCAATTACTGTACTAACTGTTAGTTTAATTCTCTACCTGGTAATTCAGACAGGCATCCTGAAACGGAAGCGGGAGCTGGGCATAATGCGTGCCTTAGGTTACACGACATTCCAATTGAGATCGCAAATAGCTATGAGCTTTCTCCCTGTAGTAACGGTGGGCGTTCTCATCGGCGCCTGCCTTGGCGGTCTTTATACCAATTCCATGCTCGAAATGCTGCTGTCCAGTGCGGGAATCGCACAGGTGAACTTTACTATACAGGCCCCGATGATCATAGGACTGGGCATAGGCCTTATCTTGTTCTCTTACCTCATATCCATGCTGGTCTCCCATCGGATCAAACGGATTACGGCTTATGAATTGATCACAGAGTAGACAGTTTCTTTATGCTTAAACTAAAAAAGCCACCCGGGCATGATTTCCCGGGTGGCTGTAGTTGTATTAGGACTAGGAGAGGCGGACAAGTACCCGGCCTCTGGTATTCGATTTAAGGATGTCTTCCAATGCAGCGGGCAGCTCACTCAAGGCGATCTCCCGGTCGACCAGTTCCTCCAGTACCGCAGGCTTCAAATCACTTGCCATACGCTGCCAAATCTTCAGCCGCTTCTCCATAGGGCAAGAGACGGAATCAATGCCAAGCAGGCTTACACCGCGCAGGATAAAAGGCATCACGGTCGTCGGGACTGCCGTTCCTGCAGTTAAGCCGCTTGCGGCAACGGCGCCGCCGTAGGTGATCTTGCTGATTACCGCCGCTAGCGGGCCGCCGCCTACGGAATCAACAGCAGCCTGCCACAGCTGCTTGTCAAGCGGCTTGCCTGTACCATCGCCGACGTCTCCGCGGGAGATGACCTCGGCTGCACCCAGGGTCTGCAGATAACCGGCTTCTTCCGTTCTGCCGGTGCTGGCTGTGACCGTGTATCCTTTGTGGGCCAGCATCGCTACGGCTGTTCCGCCGACACCGCCGGTTGCGCCGGTTACCAGCAGCTTGCCTTTGTCCGGCGCTGCTCCGTTATCCTCCAGCGCTTGAATCGACAAGGCAGCCGTTAATCCGGCGGTGCCATAGATCATCGCTTCGCGCAGGGAAAGACCTTCCGGCAGCGGAAGGACCCATTCGGCAGGAATCCGGGCATACTCACTGAAGCCGCCGAAATGGGATACGCCGATGCCATAGCTGGTGGCAATGACGGATTGTCCTTCCCGGAACCGGCTGTCTGCTGAAGATACAACGATTCCGGACAGATCAATGCCCGGGATGAAGGGATAATTGCGGAGAATGTTTCCATTCGGAATGCTGGCTAAGCCGTCCTTATAATTCACGCTGGAGTAGGATACCTTGATCAGCACCTCACCGGCAGGCAATTCCCCAAGTGTCACCGGTTGTACAGCTACCTTAAACGTGTCTGTTTTGTCCACAACCAAAGCTTGAAATGTTTCAGGCATGAGTTTTCGCTCCTGTTCTTCTACGATCTGTGATAGGTAAGTCAGTTATATAATATTTATTCTGACCGGTCAACTTTTTTAGTGCTATGATATTAAGTACATAACAGTCTAATCGTGGAGGTCCAATGGTACGTTACAAGAAATCCGAAGAGAAACGCAAGCAGATTCTGTATGCAGCCTTTCAGGCATTGACAGAAAGCGGCTATGATTCCGTGACCTTGCAGACCATCGCAGATCATGCCGAAGTCAGCAAAGGGGTCGTGCATTACTATTTCGAGAATAAGGAGGCTGTGTTGGTTGAACTGCTGGCATGGCTGACAGGTAAAATATCGGCGAAAGAGCAGGCGGCGGTGCAGGAGCAGCATACGGCAACGGGCAAGCTTGCCGCCTATATTGATTCGGCGTTTGCCGGTCCGGCCCAAAACCGTTCATTTTACCGGGTGTACCTCGATTTCCTGGCCCGGGCGAGCCGGATTCCCGTGTACCGGGAAATCAACCAGCGCTTCTATGACAGCTGTGCAGCCATCAGTACCGAAGTGCTGAACCTGGGCCAGGAGGAAGGGGTATTCTCCAGGGAGCTGACCCCGGACAAGACCTCGCCGGTGATCCGTGCAATAATCGATGGTTGTCTGATCCAGTGGCTGATGACCGATGACGATGACCTGCATGCCACTTTCAAAGAATCCTGTTATACAGCAATTATAAAGGTGCTGAGTGACTGAACCCTTGTGAAGTAAATGATTGGCACGTACATTGTGAACGTGGGACCAAAAGTTCCACGGAAAATTTCTTTTGTACATTCTGTGAACTGTAGTATATTGGTCATAGAACGCTTTGAGAAGGAGGCTTACTCTATGTCCATTGCGACAACGATGATTATCCGTCTGGAAATCCGTAAATCGGTTGCATCTTTTGGTGATGTTGCTTCAGCGCTTGCTTCAGCGGGCGGGGATATTGTGGCCATTGACGTCATCCGTGCAGGTAAGGATGTGACGACAAGAGATATTACCGTAAACGTCCAGGATGCAGGCAATAAGGAGATTATTACGATATTGTCGAACATGCCGGGGATTAAGGTTATTAATGTATCCGACCGGACGTTTCTGGCCCACCTTGGCGGGAAGATTGAGATCACACCCAAAATGCCGATCAAAAACCGGGAGGATCTGTCACTGGTGTATACACCTGGTGTTGCCCGTGTCTGCATGGCGATTGCCGAGGATCCGGGTAAAGCCTATTCGCTTACGATGAAAAGAAACACGGTTGCCGTCGTTACCGACGGAACTGCGGTACTTGGCCTCGGTGATATCGGACCGCAGGCGGCGATGCCGGTCATGGAGGGCAAGGCGATGCTCTTTAAGCAACTGGCAGATATCGATGCGTTTCCCTTATGCCTGGACACCAAGGATCCGGAGGAAATCATCGCGATTGTGAAAGCGGTTTCTGCTGGTTTCGGCGGCATCAACCTGGAGGATATCAGCTCACCCCGCTGCTTCGAAATTGAACGGCGCCTCTCCGCCGAGCTGGATATCCCCGTGTTTCATGACGATCAGCATGGCACGGCAGTTGTTGCTTTGGCAGGACTGTTAAATGCCTTGAAAGTGGTGGACAAGCAAATCGCTTCCTGCAGAATTGTCGTGGTCGGCATCGGAGCAGCCGGCGTCTCCATCTGCCGCCTGCTGCTGGCAGCGGGAGCCCGCAGCATATATGCCGTTGACCGGCAGGGGATTCTCAGCAGAGAGCAAGCTTACGGGAATGCCGAATGGCGCTGGCTGGCGGATAACACCAATCCTGAGGGTTTAAGCGGCGGATTGACGGAGGCGCTCCAGGGGGCGGATGTGTTTATCGGCGTATCCAGCGGGGGCATTCTGAACGTCAGCCACCTGCAGAGCATGGCCAAGGACAACATCGTCTTTGCTATGGCCAATCCCAATCCGGAGATCGAGCCTGAACTGGCAGAACCGTATGCCCGTGTACTGGCGACCGGAAGAAGCGATTATCCGAACCAGATTAACAATGTGCTCTGTTTTCCGGGAATTTTCCGCGGAGCGCTGGATTGCAGGGCAAGAGAGGTGAATCTGGAGATGAAGCTGGCTGCAGCACAGGCCATTGCTTCGGTTGTACAGGAGGATGAGCGGAATGAGCAATATATCATTCCGAGTATTTTTAATGAGAAAGTGGTGGAGCAGGTACGGCTGGCAGTGATCAAGGCAGCTATCGCTACCCGTACGGCGCGCCGTATTCCTCCGGATATTTCGGACTGAGGTCACCAAAGAGCAAGCGGAAAACCTGCGGCCACAACGGTCTCGCGGGTTATTTGCTTTGCGTCCGCTTCAATAGTTGCCGCCGGGGAGTGAAATGTGCCGCTGTATCTTTTATGTGAAAAATTATACAATTATAAATAATCATTACATGTTCAGGAGGAGCCATGTTCAGCAGGATACATATTATGGGGGCTTCCGGATCCGGCACAACCACGCTCGGCCAGGCGCTGGCAGAGAAGCTGCCGCATGTGCATCTGGATAGCGACGACTATTTCTGGGAGCACAAATTCACGAAGCAGAGTGACAAGACGCAGAGACTGGCTGCAATCAAGCGGGACTTGGATCATGCCGGACCATG carries:
- a CDS encoding cupin domain-containing protein, producing MTSYMDYKSPNTQFTFDVNSNTTFKKDANNYINTLSIKELNTLDNTSLLDIFLSKSNVVEPHYHQNAAELVYCISGAAVVSIINPFTNELLHFPICPGQVANVPQGWWHYEVATMDCTHLLAIFNAPVPEVILGSDILSLTPANVLAHTYCLNEAKVKDALAPLQPGTFIGPPADCCEPSKMAGENIAAPNMAPHMPMHVPHAPQAHSFGYQPYANPGYYGQPYVQQYHQQPYAQAYPVYQNMVNPPENL
- a CDS encoding response regulator transcription factor; the encoded protein is MRYDVLIVDDEAVLAETTCEYLNMFEVRTAYVTSAAECERFVQEHEPSLILLDINLGESSGFDLCKKLRGTLQIPILFISARSSDDDILIALNIGGDDYIHKPYTLSVLLAKVKAVLKRYGNKDQAEQLEFGQVRIDTQLSRVLVNGEEIRFKTMEYKLLCYLAQHKNRVVPKEELFAKVWEDSFTGDGTLNVHIRHLREKIEYDPNSPQYIKTVWGKGYVLEDSPR
- a CDS encoding HAMP domain-containing sensor histidine kinase, whose protein sequence is MRSRGVLLTMLAVFIAGVVFSLSIIPEGIDMRLDMVMANDVLKTVEKNWERIEQGDYSGVTQQFAVLDQEGLLRYQTADGMFTGLNEAIRNRDAILDVTVQGVTAGKLIIREDYSAKLKQNKHQLATVITVSFFMMLVLGGLYVFYLQRAFISPFKKLQGFARNVARGNLEVPLNMNKNNPFGVFTESFDIMREQLASARKSEYEANRSKKELVASLSHDIKTPVASIKAVSELMLLRAMDAKDIRQLNMINAKAEQIDLMITDMFHATLEELQELKVKGTEEYSSILDDILQNADLDNRIFHDPIPECMIYADALRLQQVFDNILSNSYKYANTAVTVVTYLTSGYLQIDIMDYGKGVDPDELPLLFNKFYRGQNITGQAGAGLGLYISKYLMQGMQGEIECSNREGGFTVSLRLKLV
- a CDS encoding ABC transporter ATP-binding protein, which encodes MQNTILRTEKLCKSFSSGGVQQHVLKNLDISLMEGDFTIIMGSSGSGKSTLLYALSGMDRPSLGEVHFANANIAKLSNDQLAIFRRNHCGFVFQQIYLLDNMSVLDNMLASALLVSRNKRELTAKAKQLLSQVGLEEPTWGKFPSQLSGGEAQRAGIVRALINDPKIVFADEPTGALNSASSTNVLDIMTRINRSGQSIVMVTHDFKTALRGNRILYLRDGMICGDLRLDAYDEGQHQARHDKLDAFLAEMGW
- a CDS encoding ABC transporter permease, translated to MNVLNLSWANIKKRKGAAFSLFILILTASLLLNIGITIVSSMGRFYEKKADELHDAHAVITMSASHFKPSTEDYIKSYEGVKEQETERIILIPKAAFRYDKDTDNDFSLRIALLNADNNRNIAPLKLVESIPANDETGILAPYSLKASGGYQLGDSFSLTYQNVTYSYKITGFFESTLMGKPNLALMKFYLPDTTYRELQHKLGADAEGILQSAVFKDSSQSTSFLRDYSAEFPELNDSNDINFWSGDIGQAKSSTLTINIVAMILIVFAAIIVVVSLIVIKFRIADSIEEGIVNIGVLKALGYTSRQISSSFALQFTLTGLAGSVAGVALSYAAVQAFGGIIATLTGLRWPGGTPLGNSLLSIAILMVLVWAVAMGSTWRVRRLQPVAALRGGIVTHNFKRNHLPLHKAKGGLQFLLACKTMLANSRQNLLIGCIITAITFASVFSAVFYYNIAEDKTAFFQMTGAETPNVGIQVQQGQDSERLLKEIKGMNGVEKAVFQDYLTVTINGRQVSSDFSDDYAQMDNNTVVKGRHPKYDNEIVITSTLSRLLGKSIGDTINVDLGKVSEPFLITGLSQSLSTDASLALEGVQRLMPGQQAMSINVYLDGTTSPEFIEAVKSQYPDMLQSVTNAEKSIADSMKVYISAIFTLMVVILAITVLTVSLILYLVIQTGILKRKRELGIMRALGYTTFQLRSQIAMSFLPVVTVGVLIGACLGGLYTNSMLEMLLSSAGIAQVNFTIQAPMIIGLGIGLILFSYLISMLVSHRIKRITAYELITE
- a CDS encoding acrylyl-CoA reductase family protein, which translates into the protein MPETFQALVVDKTDTFKVAVQPVTLGELPAGEVLIKVSYSSVNYKDGLASIPNGNILRNYPFIPGIDLSGIVVSSADSRFREGQSVIATSYGIGVSHFGGFSEYARIPAEWVLPLPEGLSLREAMIYGTAGLTAALSIQALEDNGAAPDKGKLLVTGATGGVGGTAVAMLAHKGYTVTASTGRTEEAGYLQTLGAAEVISRGDVGDGTGKPLDKQLWQAAVDSVGGGPLAAVISKITYGGAVAASGLTAGTAVPTTVMPFILRGVSLLGIDSVSCPMEKRLKIWQRMASDLKPAVLEELVDREIALSELPAALEDILKSNTRGRVLVRLS
- a CDS encoding TetR/AcrR family transcriptional regulator; this encodes MVRYKKSEEKRKQILYAAFQALTESGYDSVTLQTIADHAEVSKGVVHYYFENKEAVLVELLAWLTGKISAKEQAAVQEQHTATGKLAAYIDSAFAGPAQNRSFYRVYLDFLARASRIPVYREINQRFYDSCAAISTEVLNLGQEEGVFSRELTPDKTSPVIRAIIDGCLIQWLMTDDDDLHATFKESCYTAIIKVLSD
- a CDS encoding NAD-dependent malic enzyme; translated protein: MSIATTMIIRLEIRKSVASFGDVASALASAGGDIVAIDVIRAGKDVTTRDITVNVQDAGNKEIITILSNMPGIKVINVSDRTFLAHLGGKIEITPKMPIKNREDLSLVYTPGVARVCMAIAEDPGKAYSLTMKRNTVAVVTDGTAVLGLGDIGPQAAMPVMEGKAMLFKQLADIDAFPLCLDTKDPEEIIAIVKAVSAGFGGINLEDISSPRCFEIERRLSAELDIPVFHDDQHGTAVVALAGLLNALKVVDKQIASCRIVVVGIGAAGVSICRLLLAAGARSIYAVDRQGILSREQAYGNAEWRWLADNTNPEGLSGGLTEALQGADVFIGVSSGGILNVSHLQSMAKDNIVFAMANPNPEIEPELAEPYARVLATGRSDYPNQINNVLCFPGIFRGALDCRAREVNLEMKLAAAQAIASVVQEDERNEQYIIPSIFNEKVVEQVRLAVIKAAIATRTARRIPPDISD